One window of the Rhipicephalus sanguineus isolate Rsan-2018 chromosome 4, BIME_Rsan_1.4, whole genome shotgun sequence genome contains the following:
- the LOC119390845 gene encoding uncharacterized protein LOC119390845, with translation MKIICFCLVLCVAATILAHSPHGPGGRRRGGPRGFGRRPALWFAPGLLRQLCDQIRFPTTATAIPGVTTDGSSVSVSFASESTMVSSPSDSAFTSSSTEMTPQGITFTLVG, from the exons ATGAAGATCATCTGTTTTTGCCTGGTGCTGTGCGTTGCTGCTACCATTTTGG CTCACTCGCCTCATGGTCCGGGTGGCCGCAGGAGAGGTGGACCCCGTGGATTCGGAAGAAGACCTGCGCTGTGGTTTGCTCCAGGACTT CTTCGTCAGCTGTGCGACCAAATCCGGTTCCCAACGACTGCGACTGCGATTCCAGGAGTTACAACTGATGGCAGCAGCGTGAGCGTCTCATTTGCCAGTGAATCTACGATGGTTTCATCACCCTCCGACTCTGCATTTACATCTTCGAGCACTGAAATGACGCCCCAGGGAATCACATTCACTCTGGTTGGTTGA